Proteins encoded by one window of uncultured Methanobrevibacter sp.:
- a CDS encoding GMP synthase subunit A: MTILVINNKGQYNHRIQRSLQYLNIPSELVSNTLTIEEIEAKNPIGLILGGGPSLEGAGNSEEYIKHFDIPILGICLGHQLIAKAYGGEVTTSDTESYAQVKININKDENLFEGLAPEMDVWSSHKDEVKTIPEEFEILASSTLCDVESFKHKDKDVYGIQFHPEVHHTPKGEIIFKNFYKICQE; the protein is encoded by the coding sequence ATGACAATATTAGTAATTAATAACAAGGGACAATACAATCACAGAATACAAAGAAGTTTGCAATACCTCAATATTCCGTCCGAACTCGTTTCAAACACTCTTACAATAGAGGAAATTGAAGCTAAAAATCCGATCGGACTTATTTTAGGTGGAGGACCATCCCTTGAGGGTGCAGGTAACAGTGAAGAGTACATCAAACATTTTGATATTCCGATTCTTGGAATTTGTCTCGGACACCAATTGATTGCTAAGGCCTACGGTGGAGAGGTTACCACATCCGACACTGAAAGTTATGCTCAAGTTAAAATAAATATAAATAAAGATGAAAACTTATTTGAAGGGCTGGCCCCTGAAATGGATGTTTGGTCTTCACACAAGGATGAAGTGAAAACAATTCCTGAAGAATTCGAAATACTTGCCAGTTCCACTTTATGTGACGTTGAGTCATTCAAGCATAAAGACAAAGACGTATATGGAATACAATTCCATCCTGAAGTTCATCACACTCCAAAAGGAGAAATAATATTTAAAAATTTCTATAAGATATGTCAAGAATAG